The genomic region CCTGAAATGTGATTGAGAAGcaaaacacatagaaatgaaTGCAGAGATGAACAGTGCCAGATGTACAGACATTAAATTAAAGGTCTGCTCACCAGTGGCTCCtctccttgggaaaaaaaaaaaagaaaaaagaaagagaaaagacagataatTTCAAAGAAGGAACTGCTGCAGAGAAACCCCTAAGAAATGAATCAGTTGTTGCCTTACGCTCTCTGGGGCCCACGCCCTGCCCACGACCCAAACCAGATGGTAAACATGAACATTTTTAGAAGTTAATTTAAAACCAATTGGATCCCCAAATTCATTGCCTGGATATAGAATCCTAATCAATCAGCCAACACCGGACCAAAATTATCTGAGCCTGGTGTCACCTCTGGGGGTTAATTAGAAACTGTTATGTAGTGTTTGAGAAATAACTTTATGTAACAGGCTTAAATGAGTAAGAGTTTGGTTTCTGTACAAGTGTGAATTCTGCCTGCCGGGGGCCTTGTTTACTAACGCAGGAGACTTCAGACCTCTGCAGAAAGATGCCCGGAAGACTTCCCATGGAGCCGGGAACCTTGTCTCACCACCTTCAAAAGCACCAGAGAAGGAAATGCCTTTTCTCACCCCTCTTTCACCTTAAAAGTTTGCTGGTTCTCAATTTGCTTCTGCTCTGCAGAAAACTGCTTGCCCCAAATTACTAACCAGCATCCCCAAACGTCCTATCTGCAGAGAataccttttgtttgtttgtccttTGTGGTGGGTAAGGAGAGCTCTGGGATGATTTTGCTGTAATGCATTACGTCCTCTCAATATACATTAGTGTGACATAGAGCCAACTCCCATCAGCCGGCATCCCCATCACCAACACTCCAGCTAACTATCAAGCTTGCTTGCTCCTGTCACAAACATTTTTGCAGCCATTTGCTAGCATTTCAGAGAACCATCAAGCTCTCTGGGCCAAAATCCCCATAACCAAAGCCAATATGGTCTCCAATGTTATATAAATCAAGGAAACTTAAGGttcattatagaaataaaaaataacagcttATAAAATgacacccccccccaaaaaaaaaaacactgttatCAATCatccaatattttctttctaagccAGAACTTCTAAATGTTACTTGTCTGGCATGAAACTCACTCAGTACTGTATGGAACTCAGCAGTGCTATATGGAAATCTTGGGAGTTttgcaagaaaaaatatattggagCTAATTTCCCAGCTGGGCCTTCAAAACGCCCCCTTCCTGTGCCTGTCCTGGCTGGACTGCAACTCTAAGTTTCCTTCTGGAATGGCAACAGCAGGAGATGTTTGCTTGTTCCCACATCAGCTTTGACAAGTTCCAAGGCCATTTACCTTCCAGAACGGTGCTCTGGCCTCAAGTCTGGGCAGCAGCTgcttttttagaaataaaataggagaaggggaaggagagggagaaagaaggaagaagtctGTATCGCATTCCTTTTTAGTGTCTGCTGAGCCTTTTCACTCCAAAACGCAGACTACTCCCACGCAATTTAGTTTAGCATCTGTTTCCTGTTAACGTGTTTTATGGTAAACGCAGCTCACGAGAGTTTGTAAGGCAGGGACAACTGTAAATACAGGCAAAGATGGAGGAAAATCAACTCATAGCCTGGGACAAGTGAGGGTGTGGCAGCACCTGAAGACCTAAGTGTGGTCGGTTTTCCCTATAACAAATAACATGAGTATGAACATCTTTGAGCCACAGCTCTTCACGAGATTTCAATTATCTCCTTCTCACAGACTTAAGCAATGGGCTTCCaaagacataattttttattttttatttttttgtgagatggagtcttgctctgtcactcaggctggagtgcagtggcacaatctcagctcactacagcctctgcctcccagattcaagcaattctacatcagtctcccaagtagctgggatcacagacgtgcaccaccacacctggctaatttttgtattttttgtagagacggcatttcaccatgctggccaggatgctcttgatctcctgatctcatgatccattgatctatctgccttggcttcccaaagtgctgggatgacaggcgtgagccactgcacccggcctattttttttttttttttttttttttttttttttagatgttgtcttgctctgtcccccaggctggagtacagtggtgtgatcttggctcactgcaacttccacctcccgggttcaagctattctcctgcctcagcctcccgagtcgctgggattacaggcatgtgctgccacacctggctaatttttgtatttctggtagagatgggttttcaccgtgttggccaggctggtcttgaactcctgatctcaagtgatctgcccacctcagcctcccaaagtgctgggattataggtgtgagccaccacgctcggctcaGACATGTTTTGATGGCTTTTGATCCTTGTTGCCATATTCACTTTCCATGGGGTAGGTAGAGCAAATGATGTGCACCTTCCACTGTGAGATTTCTAAAGACAAAAATCCTCTATTCTCTACCTGTAGGGAAGATGTAACCTGCTATGAGCACAGGAGAGTGGGAGCTCAGACAGCCGGGTGCAAGCCAGGCTGCATTTCAGCTGGTCTCTGCCACTTCCAGGCCGGACAACCTGGGCAGTCCAGCCGGTCCTCTGGGTCTCAGCTCCCTCAGCTATAACACGTACCAGTTGCCCGGGAAGTGCTTAGCATAGTTCCTGGCACTTCGGAAACACCTAGAAGAGTGAGCTAGAAAAAAGATCAACTTTCACGGTCAAATTCCAGGACCAAGCACACTGGGCTTGAGCAAGGACAACTTCTGTCAGGTCCCAAGACGAAGGCCACCTGTGCTTCCATtcatttctcatttattcatgcaacaaatGTGTGCTTGCTGCGAGCCAAGCCCTGTGCTGTGGGGATGGGGTAGCCGCAGAGGCAGTTCACGCTTTCTAGGGCGTTTTAGGACTGTAAGGCATAATGCCTTCCAGTTTGATGAGGGGCGAGGGATAGAGAGAAGAGAGTCTCAGGGGGTGGAATGAGGAAGATAAAAGAGGGTGGTGTGACAGCCCTGAGCCCCACCTTACATGGGGCATTCGGGAAAGCTCTCTCTGGTGCCCAGCAGAGACCTAGTAAGAAGGAGCTGGCGGGGAGTTCAGACAGCAGGAGACCCAAGGCCCGAGGATACAGGGGCTGACCTCCATCAAGGAGGCCCTCCTGACTGAAGCAAAAAGGCCGTCCTGACTGAAGgcagggagtgagagagagaggagggagggacaggCCGCACCTCACTCTGCCTTTTCACCCCTACAGAGCTGGGGTTCCTTTCCAGGCTGCACCCCAACTTCTCCCTGTGGGACAACCACcgtttttctgtttgtctttcgCCAGCACCACGTGCGGCCGTGCCCAGCCTGTGGCCTCATTGCCCGCTCTGATGTGCACCACCCGCCCGTGCTGCCGCCCCCTCTGGCCCTGCCCCTGCGCCTGGGCGGCTGGTGGGTCAGCTCGGGATGTGAGGTGCGCCCAGCGGTCCTGTTCCTCACCCGGCTCTTCACTTTCCACGGGCACAGCCGCTCCTGGGAAGGGTATTACCATCACTTCTCAGACCCAGCCTGCCAGCAGCCCACCTTCACCGTGTATGCCGCCGGCCGATACACCAGGGGCACGCCGTCCACCAGGGTCCGCGGCGGCACCGAGCTGGTGTTCGAGGTTACACGGGCCCATGTAACCCCCATGGACCAGGTCACCACGGCcatgcttaacttctctgagccacGCAGCTGTGGGGGTGCGGGGGCCTGGTCCGTGGGCACTGAGCGGGATGTCACAGCCACCAATGGCTGCCTGCCGCTGGGCATCCGGCTCCCACACGTGGAGTACGAGCTTTTCAAGATGGAGCAAGACCCCCTCGGGCAAAGCTTGCTCTTCATCGGACAAAGGCCCACTGATGGGTCAAGTCCCGATACCCCAGAGAAACGCCCCACCTCCTACCAAGCACCCCTGGTGCTCTGTCGGGGAGAAGCCCCCGACTTCTCCAGGCCCCCGCAGCACCGACCATTGCTGCAGAAGCACCCCAGCACAGGGGGTCTTCGCGTAGCCCCCCTCCCACTTCTGCCCCTAGTTCTAGGGCTGGCTTTCCTCTACTGGCTATGACATTGGACTTGACATCAGGATGGTGGCTCTGGACACCCATTCAACTCTTCAGACTCCCTCCTGGAAACTGTAGGGAAGGAACCATTCTCCTCtgctctgtcatggatggatgcACAGCCCCACTGCTTCCAAACTCTGCCTGCATTCCATGTGGCTCAGGGCATGAGCTTAACACCTGCAAAGCCTATACCACATCCCACAGCCCACGTCCCAGTCACGCACTTGGACGCGGCAGTGATGTTCATTGCTATGTGAGTTTCTAAAGATCACTCCCAATTTTTCTACTTTCCTTATCCTTGGCAGCCCGCCAACAGGTGCAGTCAGGTGGCCACATGGAACCCCCCCATCCCATGCTGCTCCCGGTTCTTCCCATCCTGACCCTTGGGATTCCAAGATGGGAGCAAGAGGAGACCCTGAGGTTCTGCCTAGGGACAAGGCCTACTGCTCTGCCATGTCTGTAGGTTGTTGTTTAAAGATTATTAATTCGAATTTAGCAATACGATCTCTAAGTGGTGCCATGAATTAAAGATGCCACTTCGGGCTTTCAGTGCTTCTCAGCTTTCTGGCGAAGGGCTTGTGTCTTCAGAGGCAGCTCAGCTTTCCTGAATCCTGACTGCTGGCATTCGTCTGCATCTGCCTGTGCTTCTGTGAGTCAGACCTCAAGCTGCCAATACTGCGTGTGGATAAATCCAGTTTTCCCGGGCCAGCATACAAATGAAGAGGACTCCATCTGAGCTGAGAAGTGTGGCCTCCCCAGAGCAGGCTGCAGCCTCCAAGCCTCCCTAGCCCAAGCGAATGCCAGTGTGCACCAGGCTGGCTGCTGGGGGCAGGTCTTTGGAGGGGAGCAGCGTTTCCAGCCTTCTGAAAGTAGTTAATAGTAATGACCGCCATAACACTAACATGCTCTGCAATTCGCCCTGCCCAGCCATGCTCGGTTGCCAAGATTTCCTGTGCTTGCCTGACAAACGAAATCTCCGAATGTGTATCTTTGGGTCCACCCTAGGGAGAAGTCGGGGTCGCCAGGCTACATGGCGACATCTGGACAGctccaccttgcccagcctcctTGCCATGATCCTAATATATTGGTGTCCTCTGCTCAGAGAGGACTGTCATCATGGTGGGAACAGGCTGTGCCTCTCCAGGGACTCTACCCGAATTCCCAGGGCCTCATCTGTACACTGAAATTAACTGGCCTCCTGGTGGGCCCGAGAGTTTTCAGGACTGGGGGCTGATGACtcaccccctccttcctcctcctgatCTCTATCTCTAGCTCTTATCACAGATTTTGAACAATTGTCTGTGAGGTTAATGATGCTTTCAGAGGGAAGCCCTCGTCCTGCTTGAGATTGTGTGGGGTCCAATCAGCCTGCTGAAATTGCTCCCACTTATTActcattcttcttctttaaaaaaaaaaaaaaaagcccatcaaGTTAGCATTCTCTGTAGGTCTCAGACAGCTACCAGTGTTCCTGGCATATTTACCAAAGTACaagaaataattacattatttacaGTTTCAGACTACAtcggggttggggggtggggacgGCGGTGGGTGTCGATGATGTGTCCACGGCTGAGCAGGTCTTGTATCCGAGACTTGAAGCAATCATGCCACCATTTATCATCAAATTTAAaccttttaataaaattaaacagcCTGAAAAATGCTCTTGCTGGTTATTAAAGTCAACCAAGGGAATTATGGTTCTAAAGAAAGGAAGCGGAATGTCCTCCAGAGAATGTGTGAAAGAGAATAAAACCAGTGGAGGTAAACCCCAGCTCTCTCAGTTCTGCTCTCATGTCACTGCCTGCCCTGCTGAAAACCCCCCAGGGGCTTCCACTACTCAGAATAAAAGCCTGACTTCTGGCTCACTGTTGCCTGCAAGGCTCAGCCACGCCTCCCCATGCcctggccacactggccttctttctgtttcttggaTCACAGGAGCTGTTGCTGCCTTGGGGCCTTTGCACAAGCCCTGACTTCTGCCTAGCGTCTCTTCCCCAGACCTTCAGAAGCTTAGCACTTTGTTTTCAATCAAGTCTCGGACCAGATGTCACCTCCTGAAGGTGTCACCATGCGCATCCCAAAGAGCAGCCCCACTTCTTCCCCGGTCCTTCTGTCAATCCATTGCATCACAGGTGCATGTTCTTTATCATGAAAACTCATCAC from Macaca thibetana thibetana isolate TM-01 chromosome 10, ASM2454274v1, whole genome shotgun sequence harbors:
- the APCDD1L gene encoding protein APCDD1-like, translating into MLAAMLPYVCVLVLFGAHTALAAGEAGGSRLRWEPRCQLPLPDRVPSTAILPPRLNGPWISTGCEVRPGPEFLTRAYTFYPSRLFRAHQFYYEDPFCGEPAHSLLVKGKVRLRRASWVTRGATEADYYLRKVGIVFHSRRALLDVSGRLNQTRAGRDCARWLPPARAWMPGALYELRSARAQGDCLEALGLSMHELSLVRVQRRLQPQPRAAPRLVEELYLGDIHTDPAERRHYRPTGYQRPLQSALHHVRPCPACGLIARSDVHHPPVLPPPLALPLRLGGWWVSSGCEVRPAVLFLTRLFTFHGHSRSWEGYYHHFSDPACQQPTFTVYAAGRYTRGTPSTRVRGGTELVFEVTRAHVTPMDQVTTAMLNFSEPRSCGGAGAWSVGTERDVTATNGCLPLGIRLPHVEYELFKMEQDPLGQSLLFIGQRPTDGSSPDTPEKRPTSYQAPLVLCRGEAPDFSRPPQHRPLLQKHPSTGGLRVAPLPLLPLVLGLAFLYWL